One Pseudomonas tolaasii NCPPB 2192 genomic window carries:
- a CDS encoding phage tail protein, which produces MMLSLGMFVFSLSTLAYQELQRQTNWRHASNSRVGAPPALQFVGRGDDTVTLPGIILPELAGSVLSLDALRLMANTGKAWPMVEGTGRIYGLWVIESLSETKNVFFRDGTPRRIEFTLTLKRTDDDRIDLLGAATSTGLNILRGLL; this is translated from the coding sequence ATGATGCTCAGCCTCGGCATGTTCGTGTTCAGCCTATCGACCCTCGCTTACCAGGAGCTGCAGCGCCAAACCAATTGGCGCCATGCCAGCAACAGTCGCGTCGGTGCACCACCCGCGCTGCAATTTGTCGGCCGTGGCGACGACACCGTTACCCTCCCCGGCATCATCCTCCCGGAACTGGCGGGCAGCGTGCTCAGCCTGGACGCTTTGCGGTTGATGGCGAACACCGGCAAGGCCTGGCCGATGGTCGAGGGCACCGGCCGGATTTACGGGTTGTGGGTGATCGAGAGCCTGAGCGAGACAAAAAATGTGTTCTTCAGAGACGGCACGCCACGGCGCATTGAGTTCACGCTTACGCTCAAGCGTACCGATGACGACCGCATCGACCTGCTCGGCGCGGCTACAAGCACCGGGCTCAATATTCTGCGGGGGCTGCTGTGA